CGTGCTGGCGTGGCGTGGGTTCCGGCGCAGGTGTTAACCAATTGTCAATTGATCATTAGCCCGGCTCCTGGTGTGTCGGCTAACTTGTCTACTTATTTACTTGTCTACCTGTTTACTTATCTACTTGTCTACTTGCTTCTTTGGTCCCTGTTCCCCTGTTTCCTTTCCCACTTTTTCCGCAAGCCTTGACTCCCCAAAACTTGTATGCTAAGATACATCGTGAGCGTTATCGGGAACGATCACATGCCCGAATCGACCTCTTAACCAACGTCTAAGGAAGACGCCATGCTATTTCGGAGCGGGGCATGAAGCCCCGTCATCGCGTGGAGATGGCTCTCCACCACCAGCAGTCCGACCGCTGCCCTATGCAGGTCAGCTTCACCCCGGAGTTCGCCGATCGTTTGCGGGCCGACCTGGCCATTTGGGGCAGGAAGGTCCATAACCCGCACGGCGGTGGCAACACCTATGAGTTGGAACGTAGTCTGGGCGAGGACCTACTGCTTAGCTCTGTCGGCTGGGCCAATTCCTACTACATGGAGGACAAGCCCTACACCGATGAATGGGGCGTGAGCTGGGATGTGCAAGCCTACCGGACCCCTTTCGGCGTTGGCCATTACACCGAGATCGTCAGTCACCCTCTCGCTGACGACGAGGCCATCCCGGGCTACCAGTCCCCGGACCCCGATCGCCCCGAACTCTATAGCGACGCCGGGACGATGGTCCAGAGATTCGGGGATGACTACTGGATTGTCGGCGTCACCGTAACGACGATCTTTGAAACGGCCTGGGCCCTTCGGGGATTGCAGCAGACCCTGATGGACATGGTGCTTGAGCCAGACCTGACCCAACAGCTTTTTGATATTCCCTTTCACTACCATCTGAAAGCAGCAAAACGCCTGGTGGAACTTGGTGTGGATATGATCTGGACCGGGGACGATGTCGGTTCCCAGGACCGGATGCTTATCTCGCCCGCCATGTGGCGCAAATTTCTGAAACCCCGGATGGCAACCTTCATCGCCGAACTCAAATCCATCAATCCCCACCTGAAGGTCGCCTATCATTCTGACGGCGATATCTTGCCCGTGATTCCCGAACTGATCGAAATCGGCGTCGATGTACTCAATCCGATTCAACCTGCCAGCATGGATCCCGCTGAGATAAAAAGACGTTTTGGCGACCACCTCTGTTTTTGGGGAACCATCGACGAGCAGCATACGCTGCCCTTCGGTTCGCCGGACCAGGTCGTCGCCGAGGTGCTGGAGCGCCTGCGGACCATCGGCAAGGGTGGCGGATTGATCCTCGCGCCGACTCACAATGTTCAACTGGATACGCCCCTGGCCAATTTCTGGGCGATGGTGAATACCATTCGGGATACTCCCTATACTTCCGTTTCATAAGCCGTCGCCGGTGACGTCGTAAATCTGTTATGCGATACACATCACGCATTTCGTGAGCAACTATCCGACTCATCTAAGGTCTGATCATCATCGTTTCCGTCTCGATGCATGCTATTTTACAGCGCCGGGCGCGCAAATAACGAGCTAATTCAGAATTGGTAACGGCAAACGACAAGGGTCGTCATGAAAAAACAACGCGTTACGATCCGAGAGGTGGCCAACGAGGTTGGGGTTTCCATTCAAACGGTATCGCGCGTTCTCAACGAGCGGCCTGACGTCGCGCCGGAGACCCGGGAACGCATCCTGGAGGTGATTGACCGCCTTCAGTACCGGCCCAGTGCTCTGGCGCGCAGCCTCATCAAACAACGCAGCGCCATGCTCGGTGTCGTCACGGCTGGCCTGAGCTATATTGGCCCATCTCGAACTTTGAATGGCATCCTGGTTCAGGCTGAAACAATGGGCTATTCCCTTCTGCTGGACGAGTTGCCTTCCTTTGAGACAGGCAACGCGGAACCCATTCTCAACCGGATGCTCGCCCGCCAGGTTGATGGATTGATCTGGGCCGTTCCTGAGGTTGGAAACAACAGGCAACATTTGCTGGACCGTCTTCCCAATCTGCCCGTACCGATCGTCTTTCTGACAATGCGTCCCCATGACGATTTGACCGTCGTGTCTGTCGACAACCGTATGGGCGGACATCAGGCTACAACCCATCTCCTGGAACAGGGGTTTCGCCAGATTGCGCATATGGCCGGACCGCTGAGCTGGTGGGAGGCCCAACAACGCAAGGCCGGATGGGCATCAGTTTTGGCCGACGCCGGGCTGCCGATGGACGATCGTTTCCTGGTGCAAGGTAATTGGTCCAGCAGTAGCGGCGAGCGGGCGGCAAGGCAATTGCTCCGGCAGTATCCGGAAATGGACGCGGTCTTTGTAGCCAACGACCAGATGGCCCTGGGGATAATGCATGTGGCCAGGCAGCAGGGCCTCACCCTGCCGGAGGATCTGGCCATTGTCGGTTTCGACGGCATTCCCGAGTCTGCTTACTTCAGCCCACCATTGACCACCGTGCATCACGATCTTTTTGAAGTGGGTGCAACGGCAGTCAAACAAGTCGTGCGCATGATCGAGGTGGCGCAAAACTCACAGGAAACTGAAACCAAAAGTATTCTGATCAAACCGAAGTTGATTGCTAGAGAGAGCACGCAATTTCGGTCGAAATAGATATTGTTCGTTGGTGAACTTTTTTCGATTTTGTAAGCCTGACTGGCTCTCTCTGTTCCAACGGGATGGGATAGTCAATCAACCAAAAAGGAGATTTTTCGATGAGTACAATTACGTTGGGCTTGATTGTGGGAAACCGTGGATTCTTCCCCAGCCACCTCTGCGAGAGCGGCCGTGAGATCGTGCTGAAGGTATTGGCAGAAGAGGGAATCAATGTGATCGCGCTGTCGCCGGAGGATACGGAATATGGCAGCGTCGAAAGCCTTAGCGATGCGCAGAAGTGTGCCGATCTGTTCAAGAATCATAAAGAGGAGATCGACGGTGTGTTGGTGACCCTGCCCAACTTTGGCGACGAGCGGGCTATCGCCAACACCTTGCGCTGGGCAGATCTGAATGTGCCTGTGCTGGTGCAAGCCTTCCCGGACGATGTCACCCGCATGGGTCTCGCCGACCGCCGAGATTCCTTCTGTGGGAAAATGTCGGCCTGCAACAACCTGCACCAATATGGCATCAAGTATTCCCTGACCAGGTTGCACACTGTAGACCCCGAAAGCGCCGCCTTTCGGGAAGACCTGCGAAATTTCACTGCGACATGCCGGGTGGTGAACGGCTTGAATGGGGCGCGAATCGGCCTTCTGGGTGCCCGCCCGACTGCTTTCAACACCGTACGTTTCAGCGAAAAGCTTCTTGAACGCTCAGGTATTTCCACCGAGACTCTCGACCTGTCAGAGGCCTTCGGACGGGCTGAGGCGCTGCGAAAAGACTCGGCCAAGGTCAACGCCAAGAGAGAGTTCATTGCCGGGTATATCGCGGCAGACAAGGCACCGGCCGATGCCATGGACAGGATGGCCCGATTTGGGGTTGTCATCGACGACTGGATGGCCGACAACAACCTGCAGGCCAGCGCTGTTCAGTGCTGGACCTCCATGCAGGAGTATTTTGGGGTCATGCCATGTACCTTGATGAGCATCATGAGCAATGGCCTGATGCCATCGGCCTGTGAGACGGACGTGGCTGGAACGGTCGCGATGTACGCGCTGGCTCTGGCGTCCGGGCAGCCCAGTGCCCTGGTGGACTGGAACAACAACTACGGTGAGGATCCAAACAAGGGTGTCTTCTTCCATTGCTCCAACCTGCCAAAGGATGTTTTCGTCGACGACCTGATTTCACCGAACGATATTCCGGTCATGAGAGACCACGACATCCTCTCCAACGCCGTGCCACGGGAGCAGACCTGGGGCACCATTCAGGGACGGGTCAAGTCGGAACCCTTTACCTATGCCCGTGTTTCCACCGATGATTTCAACGGTGAGATCGTCGCCTATCTCGGTGAGGGTGTGCTTACCGATGATCCCTTGACGACCTTTGGCGGTTATGGTGTTTTCCAGGTACCGGAGCTTCAGAAGCTTCTCGCTTACATCTGCGAGAATGGCTACGAGCATCATGTTTCTATCAACCTTTCGCAGACCGCCGGCGCCATCGAGCAGGCGTTCAGGAAATACCTGGGCTGGAAGGTTTATCATCACGGATAGCAGCTTCCATGAACTCCCATGAGCCCCGACGAACTCCAACGAGTACCTACCGCTAATACAACGAGAGTCAACTATGACCGAAATCAACCCAAAACTTACCCGCATTCAAGATCTGCTGAATCAACGTGGGCTCGACGCATTGCTTTTGCGGCGGGTCAGCAGCTTTGCCTGGGCGACCTGTGGCGCTGCTTCCTATGTCAATACGGCAACCGCCGATGGTGATTCCGCGCTGCTCATCAAGCCCACCGAGCGCTACCTGATCACCAACAACATCGAGGCGCCGCGGCTGATGGACGAGGAAGGTGTTGTCGCGCAGGGCTGGCAGGTGCTGGTGACCCCGTGGAATGAGCCCAGTCAGGTGGTCGAAAAACTAACTGAGGGATTGCGCCTTGGTGCCGATGGTCCCTATCCGGGTGCAGAGAACCTGGCGGCTGACCTGGCTCGCATGCGCTCCCTGCTCACTCCGGAAGAGGGTGAGCGGATGCGCAGGCTTGGCCGGTTATGCGCCGATGCGATGGAAAGCGCGATTCGGGCCGTCAAACCAGGGCAGACCGAGTACGAGATCGCTGGCATCCTTGCCGGCGAAGCAGAGAGCCGGGGTGTTCAGGCAATCGTCAATCTGATAGCGACCGACGAGCGCA
This window of the Chloroflexota bacterium genome carries:
- a CDS encoding uroporphyrinogen decarboxylase family protein, with product MKPRHRVEMALHHQQSDRCPMQVSFTPEFADRLRADLAIWGRKVHNPHGGGNTYELERSLGEDLLLSSVGWANSYYMEDKPYTDEWGVSWDVQAYRTPFGVGHYTEIVSHPLADDEAIPGYQSPDPDRPELYSDAGTMVQRFGDDYWIVGVTVTTIFETAWALRGLQQTLMDMVLEPDLTQQLFDIPFHYHLKAAKRLVELGVDMIWTGDDVGSQDRMLISPAMWRKFLKPRMATFIAELKSINPHLKVAYHSDGDILPVIPELIEIGVDVLNPIQPASMDPAEIKRRFGDHLCFWGTIDEQHTLPFGSPDQVVAEVLERLRTIGKGGGLILAPTHNVQLDTPLANFWAMVNTIRDTPYTSVS
- a CDS encoding L-fucose/L-arabinose isomerase family protein, encoding MSTITLGLIVGNRGFFPSHLCESGREIVLKVLAEEGINVIALSPEDTEYGSVESLSDAQKCADLFKNHKEEIDGVLVTLPNFGDERAIANTLRWADLNVPVLVQAFPDDVTRMGLADRRDSFCGKMSACNNLHQYGIKYSLTRLHTVDPESAAFREDLRNFTATCRVVNGLNGARIGLLGARPTAFNTVRFSEKLLERSGISTETLDLSEAFGRAEALRKDSAKVNAKREFIAGYIAADKAPADAMDRMARFGVVIDDWMADNNLQASAVQCWTSMQEYFGVMPCTLMSIMSNGLMPSACETDVAGTVAMYALALASGQPSALVDWNNNYGEDPNKGVFFHCSNLPKDVFVDDLISPNDIPVMRDHDILSNAVPREQTWGTIQGRVKSEPFTYARVSTDDFNGEIVAYLGEGVLTDDPLTTFGGYGVFQVPELQKLLAYICENGYEHHVSINLSQTAGAIEQAFRKYLGWKVYHHG
- a CDS encoding LacI family DNA-binding transcriptional regulator, with the protein product MKKQRVTIREVANEVGVSIQTVSRVLNERPDVAPETRERILEVIDRLQYRPSALARSLIKQRSAMLGVVTAGLSYIGPSRTLNGILVQAETMGYSLLLDELPSFETGNAEPILNRMLARQVDGLIWAVPEVGNNRQHLLDRLPNLPVPIVFLTMRPHDDLTVVSVDNRMGGHQATTHLLEQGFRQIAHMAGPLSWWEAQQRKAGWASVLADAGLPMDDRFLVQGNWSSSSGERAARQLLRQYPEMDAVFVANDQMALGIMHVARQQGLTLPEDLAIVGFDGIPESAYFSPPLTTVHHDLFEVGATAVKQVVRMIEVAQNSQETETKSILIKPKLIARESTQFRSK
- a CDS encoding M24 family metallopeptidase, with the translated sequence MTEINPKLTRIQDLLNQRGLDALLLRRVSSFAWATCGAASYVNTATADGDSALLIKPTERYLITNNIEAPRLMDEEGVVAQGWQVLVTPWNEPSQVVEKLTEGLRLGADGPYPGAENLAADLARMRSLLTPEEGERMRRLGRLCADAMESAIRAVKPGQTEYEIAGILAGEAESRGVQAIVNLIATDERIFAFRHPLPSDKRLDRYAMLVLCGRRQGLVCSVTRLVHFGRLPDELRFKSEAVAHVDGVFITASQPGKTLAQVFDEGISAYAHNGFPDEWRLHHQGGLAGYEPRELVATASSLDRIAAGQAFAWNPSITGTKSEDTILVGEQSNEVVTPIADWPMITVDVAGQTIERPAILEVT